The following are encoded together in the Cyanobacterium aponinum PCC 10605 genome:
- a CDS encoding HAD-IA family hydrolase produces MALKVLIFDFDGTIADSRITLVKIANELADEFGYDPVTESDIVRLSNLSSKDVIIQSPIPAYKIPFLLRRVKRQLNEHIAYLQPFEGMKEALSNLKKKGCYLGIITSNLGANVSLFLRKNSLDNYFDFVYSANTLFGKNKVINKAIDKHRLLKDEVIYIGDETRDIEAAKKSNIKVAAVTWGFNSASVLKKYNPDFILDKPQELLDIIECNCGLNKSLQT; encoded by the coding sequence ATGGCGTTAAAAGTGCTTATTTTTGATTTTGATGGTACGATCGCAGATAGTCGCATTACTTTAGTAAAGATAGCGAATGAATTGGCAGATGAATTTGGTTATGACCCCGTTACTGAAAGTGACATTGTAAGATTGAGTAATCTTAGTTCTAAAGATGTTATTATCCAGTCTCCTATTCCTGCCTATAAAATACCATTTTTATTAAGAAGAGTAAAAAGACAATTAAATGAACATATTGCCTATTTACAACCTTTTGAAGGTATGAAAGAAGCCTTAAGTAATTTAAAGAAGAAAGGATGTTATTTAGGAATAATTACATCTAATTTAGGGGCTAATGTTTCGTTGTTTTTAAGGAAAAATAGTTTAGATAATTATTTCGATTTTGTCTATTCTGCAAATACTCTTTTTGGTAAGAATAAAGTAATTAATAAGGCCATTGATAAACACCGTTTGCTAAAGGATGAAGTGATTTATATTGGTGATGAAACCCGTGATATAGAAGCGGCTAAAAAAAGCAATATCAAAGTGGCGGCGGTGACTTGGGGTTTTAATTCTGCTAGTGTTTTAAAAAAATATAATCCAGATTTTATCTTAGATAAGCCTCAAGAATTATTAGATATTATTGAATGCAACTGTGGTCTTAATAAATCTTTGCAAACATAA
- a CDS encoding ATP adenylyltransferase family protein has protein sequence MKSIKDNWWQKITLATEKAIQLDALHSIPNHYQIFEDNNIPFIIRVVDNLNRKDKAKKEQNKVQKKDPNFNPFLPYEENLFIGNISDTHLAILNKYNVVDNHCLIITRDFESQNDILNFHDFYALWTLLKQIKGLGFYNCGKLSGASQPHKHLQLIPEIFTNNISNIPINKVLLEKKEFNKKVTLDTFPYEHRIMYFSSEVLTKSVEYIAELTTEYYRQILRDLGIEIKDNQPSKDYNLLITQDWIKVVPRSQEKYESISVNSLGFAGALLVRNQEQLEKIKQDKPLNILAKVGF, from the coding sequence ATGAAATCAATCAAGGATAATTGGTGGCAAAAAATAACCTTAGCAACAGAAAAAGCAATTCAATTAGATGCTTTACATTCTATTCCTAATCATTACCAAATTTTTGAAGATAATAATATTCCTTTTATTATTAGAGTTGTTGATAATCTAAATCGTAAGGACAAAGCGAAAAAAGAGCAAAATAAAGTACAAAAAAAAGACCCTAATTTTAATCCTTTTTTACCCTACGAAGAAAATTTATTTATAGGGAATATTAGTGATACTCATTTAGCAATTTTGAACAAATATAATGTTGTTGATAATCACTGCTTAATTATTACCCGTGATTTTGAGTCTCAAAATGACATTCTCAACTTTCATGATTTTTATGCTCTTTGGACTCTTTTAAAACAAATTAAGGGATTAGGTTTTTATAATTGTGGTAAATTATCTGGTGCTTCTCAACCTCATAAACATTTACAATTAATTCCTGAAATTTTTACTAATAATATAAGCAATATACCTATTAATAAAGTACTCTTAGAAAAAAAAGAATTTAATAAAAAAGTTACCTTAGATACTTTTCCCTATGAACACAGAATTATGTATTTTTCATCTGAAGTTTTAACGAAAAGTGTAGAATACATTGCCGAACTAACAACAGAATATTATCGACAAATTCTCAGGGATTTAGGAATAGAAATAAAAGATAATCAACCGTCAAAAGATTATAATTTACTAATTACTCAGGACTGGATAAAAGTAGTTCCTAGAAGCCAAGAAAAATACGAATCAATTTCTGTTAATTCATTAGGTTTTGCTGGAGCTTTATTAGTAAGAAATCAAGAACAATTAGAGAAAATTAAACAAGATAAACCTTTAAATATATTGGCAAAAGTCGGATTTTAA
- a CDS encoding glycosyltransferase: MIIFATLSLIIWIYLITARGNFWLCNQFLESQILKEKLNITIIIPARNEAENISICLESLLNQDYQGDFKIILVNDQSEDNTAQIAENLARKKNQTHRLIILNGKPLPQGWSGKLWAMSQGVEWARQNLSTDYFLFTDADIKHSVDNLSQLLAKAEKDNLDLVSLMVKLHCQSFWEKLLIPAFIFFFQKLYPFPLINNPRSKVSGAAGGCILIREKALTRIGGIEALKQALIDDCTLASLVKKSLPPNHGIWLGLSNNTVSLRKYPTLNPIWNMVARTAFTQLNYSTLLLIGTILGMFITYLISPIAFLYSLYTLNIPLLIISLITLLLMALSYYPTVKLYQLPIFYSFCLSAIAFLYTLMTIDSAFRHWQGKGGQWKGRVYGN; this comes from the coding sequence ATGATAATTTTTGCTACCTTATCCCTAATTATTTGGATTTACTTAATAACAGCGAGGGGAAATTTTTGGTTATGTAATCAATTTTTAGAGTCACAAATATTAAAAGAAAAACTAAATATAACAATAATCATACCTGCAAGAAACGAAGCAGAAAATATCTCTATTTGTTTAGAATCTCTTTTAAATCAAGATTATCAAGGAGATTTTAAAATTATTTTAGTCAATGATCAAAGTGAAGATAATACTGCACAAATAGCAGAAAATTTAGCCAGAAAAAAAAATCAAACTCATCGACTAATTATTCTTAATGGTAAACCATTACCCCAAGGATGGAGTGGTAAATTATGGGCAATGTCTCAGGGAGTTGAATGGGCTAGACAAAATTTGTCAACGGATTATTTTTTATTTACTGATGCAGATATAAAACACTCGGTAGATAACTTAAGTCAGCTATTAGCAAAAGCGGAAAAAGATAACCTTGATTTAGTTTCTTTGATGGTTAAATTACATTGTCAAAGTTTTTGGGAAAAGCTATTAATTCCTGCCTTTATTTTTTTCTTTCAAAAACTCTATCCTTTTCCTCTAATTAATAACCCTCGTAGTAAAGTATCTGGGGCGGCGGGGGGTTGCATCCTGATTAGAGAGAAAGCCCTAACTCGTATTGGTGGCATTGAAGCACTAAAACAAGCATTAATTGATGATTGTACTCTAGCTAGTTTAGTGAAAAAAAGTTTACCCCCTAATCATGGTATTTGGTTGGGTTTAAGTAACAATACTGTTAGTTTAAGAAAATACCCCACCTTAAACCCTATATGGAATATGGTAGCACGGACGGCTTTTACTCAATTAAATTACTCGACTTTGTTGTTAATAGGTACTATTTTGGGAATGTTTATCACTTATTTAATCAGTCCGATCGCATTTTTGTATAGTTTATATACTCTCAATATACCCTTACTGATTATCTCTCTAATAACTTTATTATTGATGGCATTGAGCTACTATCCCACCGTAAAACTCTATCAGTTACCAATATTTTATTCCTTTTGCTTAAGTGCGATCGCATTTTTATATACTTTAATGACTATTGATTCTGCTTTTAGACATTGGCAAGGAAAAGGAGGGCAGTGGAAAGGTAGGGTTTATGGTAATTAA
- the purE gene encoding 5-(carboxyamino)imidazole ribonucleotide mutase, with amino-acid sequence MSEINPEIGIIMGSDSDLPTMKGAIAVCEQFNIKYEVAIVSAHRTPEKMVKYAQNAHKRGIKVIIAGAGGAAHLPGMVASLTPLPVVGVPVTTRQLQGVDSLYSIVQMPRGIPVATVAIGNAENAGLLAIRILASQQPDLLEKVLKYSNNLRQMVEDKQTQLDKIGYEKYLESMKPEFGVKP; translated from the coding sequence ATGTCTGAAATTAATCCCGAAATTGGCATTATTATGGGTAGTGATTCTGATTTACCTACCATGAAAGGTGCGATCGCAGTTTGTGAACAGTTTAACATTAAATATGAAGTTGCGATCGTTTCTGCCCATCGTACCCCAGAAAAAATGGTAAAGTATGCTCAAAACGCCCATAAAAGAGGAATAAAAGTAATTATTGCAGGGGCAGGGGGGGCCGCCCATCTTCCCGGAATGGTTGCCTCTCTTACGCCTTTACCAGTGGTAGGAGTGCCAGTAACCACGAGACAGTTACAAGGTGTTGACTCTTTATATTCCATTGTGCAAATGCCTAGGGGAATTCCTGTGGCTACTGTTGCCATCGGAAATGCGGAAAATGCAGGTTTATTGGCAATTAGGATTTTAGCCTCCCAACAACCCGATTTACTAGAGAAAGTGCTTAAATATAGTAATAATTTGCGACAAATGGTAGAAGATAAACAAACTCAATTAGATAAAATCGGTTATGAAAAATATTTAGAATCGATGAAACCAGAGTTCGGAGTTAAGCCTTAA
- a CDS encoding glycosyltransferase family 4 protein, with amino-acid sequence MKIIVLSVSAPFIMGGAEIHADSLLKALRKFGYEAELVTIPFKSYPNQRILDTMLMFRLLDITESCGQKIDLVIPLKFPAYLTPHPNKVLWLLHQHRDAYDLWGKPVCGLAQNPDGQQIRDTIINADNRAFAECKKIYANSQNVANRLKYYNNVDSIPLYHPPQNAEKFYSKSAQRYFFFPSRLTKIKRQELILEAMAKTHYPVKVVFAGAADDGKYDRDLQILAEKLGIEDRAIFVGRISEEEKLTYYSECLGVIYPPFDEDYGYITLEGMLSSKPIISCLDSGGPLEFLVNQETGIIVDSTPDAIASAMDQLWDNPKQSMIMGKNARSHYESMNISWMNVIEKLTS; translated from the coding sequence ATGAAAATAATTGTTCTTTCAGTGTCAGCACCTTTTATTATGGGAGGAGCTGAAATTCATGCAGATTCCCTGCTCAAAGCATTAAGAAAATTTGGTTATGAGGCGGAATTGGTGACTATACCTTTTAAAAGTTACCCCAATCAACGCATCTTAGATACTATGTTAATGTTTCGTCTTTTAGATATTACTGAATCTTGCGGACAAAAAATTGATTTAGTTATTCCTCTCAAGTTTCCTGCTTATTTAACTCCCCATCCCAATAAAGTATTATGGTTACTCCATCAACATCGAGATGCTTATGATTTATGGGGTAAACCTGTATGTGGATTGGCTCAAAATCCTGATGGTCAACAAATAAGGGATACTATTATTAATGCTGATAATCGTGCCTTTGCCGAATGTAAGAAAATTTATGCTAATTCTCAGAATGTAGCTAATAGACTCAAATACTATAATAATGTTGATTCTATTCCGTTGTATCACCCCCCCCAAAATGCGGAAAAATTTTATAGTAAATCTGCTCAACGTTATTTCTTTTTTCCTAGTCGTCTTACCAAAATTAAAAGACAGGAATTGATTTTAGAGGCAATGGCAAAAACTCATTATCCTGTTAAAGTTGTGTTTGCAGGGGCGGCGGATGATGGAAAATATGACCGAGATTTACAAATCTTAGCGGAAAAATTAGGTATTGAGGATAGGGCTATTTTTGTGGGCAGAATCTCAGAGGAAGAAAAATTAACCTACTATAGCGAATGTTTAGGAGTAATTTATCCTCCTTTTGATGAAGATTATGGCTATATTACCCTTGAGGGAATGTTATCTTCTAAACCGATTATTAGTTGTCTTGATTCTGGTGGCCCTTTGGAATTTTTAGTTAATCAAGAAACGGGTATTATTGTTGATTCTACCCCAGATGCGATCGCATCTGCAATGGATCAATTATGGGATAATCCTAAACAATCAATGATAATGGGAAAAAATGCTCGAAGCCATTATGAATCAATGAATATAAGTTGGATGAATGTGATTGAAAAGTTAACCAGTTAG
- a CDS encoding DUF1997 domain-containing protein, translating into MPEDRENQDKEIKENQPITFQTHFTGIMEMYSDSETVCNYLNDHRGWFVRCAEPMKAIPYGENGYTLIIGHYGAFGYNVEPQMSVILEPPIENHYTMYSISNPEFNHSGYQVNYRSEMTINPIPITSAAKGIEKAYHRHKISPPEIITCINWCLDLFVTVSFPPFIYKLPMSVIYDTGDRLLRQIVKQVSPRLSYKVQKDFHSRFNLPIPPANARTCQPLQTPDKVEIINNLK; encoded by the coding sequence ATGCCAGAAGATAGAGAAAATCAAGATAAAGAAATTAAAGAAAATCAACCTATAACCTTTCAAACTCACTTTACAGGAATCATGGAAATGTATAGTGACTCAGAAACAGTTTGTAACTATCTTAATGATCATCGAGGGTGGTTTGTGCGTTGTGCTGAACCGATGAAAGCAATTCCCTATGGTGAAAATGGTTATACTCTAATTATCGGACACTATGGTGCATTTGGCTATAATGTTGAACCGCAAATGAGTGTTATTTTAGAGCCTCCCATAGAAAATCACTACACTATGTATTCTATCTCTAATCCCGAATTTAATCATTCTGGTTATCAAGTTAATTATCGTTCAGAGATGACGATTAATCCCATCCCCATCACATCGGCGGCAAAAGGGATAGAAAAAGCCTATCATCGTCATAAAATCAGCCCTCCTGAAATTATTACCTGCATTAATTGGTGTTTAGATTTATTTGTTACTGTCTCTTTTCCCCCTTTTATTTACAAACTACCAATGTCAGTAATTTATGATACAGGCGATCGCCTCTTGAGACAGATAGTTAAACAAGTATCACCAAGATTAAGTTATAAAGTACAAAAAGACTTTCATAGTCGCTTTAATTTGCCAATTCCCCCTGCTAACGCAAGAACTTGTCAACCATTACAAACACCAGATAAAGTAGAAATAATAAATAATTTAAAATAA
- the psbM gene encoding photosystem II reaction center protein PsbM — protein sequence MQVNDLGFVATILFVLVPTVFLLILYIQTGKNEA from the coding sequence ATGCAAGTTAACGATTTGGGCTTTGTAGCTACTATTTTATTTGTACTCGTGCCTACCGTTTTTCTCCTGATTTTATATATTCAAACGGGAAAAAACGAAGCCTAA
- a CDS encoding NAD(P)-dependent oxidoreductase encodes MTKVAVLGMGLMGYPMILRLAQAQIPVIAYNRTQAKLESLKEKNIPVTSNIHEAIAFGDVIILMLSDIGAIQEVIFDSGVDLEGKTIIQMGTIAPGESKGLYVTIQEKGGDYLEAPVLGSIPEVKSGKLLLMVGGDKSLFRAVEELLTHFSPKPLYIGEIGSAAALKLALNQMIAGLTSTFALSLSYIQKQGVEVETFMEILRNSALYAPTFDKKLQRMCDHNFSNPNFPTKHLLKDINLFLASAQTINLNTTTLEGIKEITTLAVENGEADSDYSAIIQAIDN; translated from the coding sequence ATGACAAAGGTAGCCGTATTAGGCATGGGGTTGATGGGGTATCCGATGATTTTAAGGTTAGCACAAGCTCAAATTCCCGTCATAGCCTATAATCGCACTCAAGCTAAATTAGAGTCTCTTAAAGAAAAGAATATTCCCGTTACTAGCAATATTCATGAAGCGATCGCATTTGGAGATGTTATTATTTTAATGTTGAGTGATATTGGTGCTATCCAAGAAGTTATTTTCGATTCTGGAGTTGACTTAGAGGGAAAAACTATTATTCAAATGGGCACCATTGCCCCCGGAGAAAGTAAAGGGTTATATGTAACAATTCAAGAAAAAGGGGGAGACTATCTCGAAGCCCCTGTTTTAGGTAGTATCCCTGAAGTTAAAAGCGGAAAACTTTTATTAATGGTAGGTGGTGATAAAAGCCTATTTAGGGCAGTGGAAGAACTTTTAACTCATTTTTCCCCCAAACCTCTTTACATCGGTGAAATAGGCAGTGCGGCGGCTCTTAAACTGGCACTAAATCAGATGATAGCAGGGTTAACCAGTACTTTTGCTCTAAGTTTAAGTTATATTCAAAAACAAGGTGTTGAGGTAGAAACCTTTATGGAAATTCTCCGTAACAGTGCTTTATATGCCCCCACGTTTGATAAAAAACTACAAAGAATGTGTGATCATAATTTTAGTAATCCTAACTTTCCTACCAAGCACTTACTTAAAGACATTAATTTATTTTTAGCCTCAGCACAAACTATTAATCTAAATACAACAACTTTAGAAGGAATAAAAGAAATAACTACCCTAGCAGTGGAAAATGGAGAAGCAGACAGCGACTATTCTGCAATTATTCAAGCTATTGATAATTAA
- a CDS encoding CPBP family intramembrane glutamic endopeptidase translates to MNVKRSLLIILTAISLYSVFFALTQSLTETQIQSRLELYQTNLILNASEWQPSSDNQKSFTQNLLGNNPYLIAQEQYNNILTEAESVKGSEKISNQEDKAIASETPRKQLKQEIQENQAFIEDLKIKLGIIYAYQENNDKAIAYWQEINDKSTAEILNSIWINNSDISVNKQEIIEKKLNGWFENITLSKLYAIENNLNKLEEINNKTQELAEKAIKRLLLLSVIPVVGGLIGFGLIIFLIVQLALKKEESILATNAGKTWDSPWDWEIIGQVLIVGFFFLSQILLPILIGVSGFNPTDLDIKGKALYVLVTYLLMAGGGLSVLYLSIKSFFPLPTDWFKLTNKNWFWWGLGGYLTAIPLVFFVSLLNQQIWQGKGGSNPLLMLALESQDKFALIIFFITASIAAPIFEEIIFRGFLLPSLTRYMSVGSAIVVSGIIFAIAHLSLAEALPLAVLGIILGIVYTRSGCLLASIMVHSLWNSGTLFSLFLLGSKLS, encoded by the coding sequence ATGAATGTGAAGCGATCGCTCCTTATCATATTAACAGCTATTTCTCTATACAGCGTTTTTTTTGCCTTGACTCAAAGTTTAACAGAGACTCAAATTCAGTCACGCTTGGAGTTATATCAAACTAATCTGATTCTTAACGCCTCGGAGTGGCAACCATCTTCAGACAATCAAAAAAGTTTTACCCAAAACCTTCTCGGCAATAATCCCTACTTAATCGCACAGGAGCAGTATAATAACATCTTAACTGAAGCAGAGTCGGTTAAAGGAAGTGAAAAGATTTCCAATCAAGAAGATAAAGCAATTGCTTCAGAAACTCCTAGAAAGCAATTAAAGCAAGAAATACAGGAAAATCAGGCGTTTATTGAAGACTTAAAAATTAAGCTAGGAATTATTTATGCTTATCAAGAAAATAATGATAAAGCAATCGCTTATTGGCAAGAAATTAACGATAAAAGCACAGCAGAAATATTAAATTCAATTTGGATAAACAATAGTGATATTAGTGTAAACAAACAAGAAATCATCGAAAAAAAATTAAATGGATGGTTTGAAAATATAACTTTATCTAAGCTGTATGCTATTGAAAATAATCTTAACAAATTAGAAGAAATTAATAATAAAACCCAAGAATTGGCAGAAAAAGCCATCAAAAGATTATTATTACTAAGTGTTATTCCTGTTGTCGGAGGCTTGATTGGTTTTGGTTTAATTATTTTCTTAATTGTACAATTAGCCTTGAAAAAAGAAGAATCAATTTTAGCAACTAATGCGGGAAAAACGTGGGATTCTCCTTGGGATTGGGAAATAATAGGGCAAGTTTTAATCGTTGGATTTTTCTTTCTTTCTCAGATTTTATTACCGATTCTCATTGGCGTAAGTGGTTTTAATCCGACTGATTTAGACATAAAAGGTAAAGCATTATATGTTTTAGTTACTTACTTATTAATGGCCGGAGGAGGGTTATCAGTTTTATATTTATCCATTAAATCTTTTTTCCCTCTACCGACAGATTGGTTTAAATTAACGAATAAAAATTGGTTTTGGTGGGGCTTAGGAGGATATTTAACAGCAATCCCTCTCGTATTCTTTGTTTCTTTACTTAATCAACAGATATGGCAAGGGAAAGGTGGAAGTAATCCTTTGTTAATGTTAGCCTTAGAGTCTCAGGATAAATTTGCTTTAATTATATTTTTCATTACTGCCTCTATTGCCGCCCCTATTTTTGAAGAGATAATATTTAGGGGGTTTTTACTTCCTTCTCTAACTCGTTATATGTCAGTGGGTAGTGCAATCGTTGTTTCAGGTATTATATTTGCGATCGCACATTTGAGTTTAGCGGAAGCCTTACCATTAGCAGTATTGGGGATTATTTTAGGAATCGTTTATACTCGCTCTGGTTGTCTTTTAGCTTCTATTATGGTACATAGTCTGTGGAATAGTGGCACATTGTTTAGTCTATTTCTATTGGGTAGTAAGTTAAGTTAG
- a CDS encoding bifunctional ADP-dependent NAD(P)H-hydrate dehydratase/NAD(P)H-hydrate epimerase, whose product MIKTSITVTAKQMQEIEERIFSEGMPVASLMEKAAVFASQKITQLYPLNLYQKVGFIIGCGHNGGDGLVIARELFLQGFQVSLYIPLREKSKDLTKQHLQYAEFLGIASVEFIEDLSTCDFIVDCLFGFGLTRNIEGKLREDIIWLNQQSIPVVSIDIPSGIHTDTGNVLGIAVKAVYTLCLGLWKVGLFLSSAVEYTGSLHLIEIGIPESLLMGEGIRNDDDEREEKNPPLYPPNSEERKREKNQTENVNYSFHCQYVSETNPRIITKEDVKNCLPLPRHVNTHKYKQGNLLLICGSNQYAGAALLAGYGAKCGGSGMITFAVPHGLKKTLISHFPWALVIGLPVKEEGTIISLRNLDLNKYDAIAFGMGIGREVSAYQEQTLAPILNSEVPLIIDADGLNILAEGRYWQTIKQRKSPTILTPHIGEFKRLFPQLNLSENSLEVLKMASKMTNTTILLKGAKTLVSEKGINNWIVNLGTPALARGGSGDVLSGFLGAVIAQTNFNIFPVSKVVATCGWLHQQGGILAAQNHTEMGVDGVTLSEYINKAVVKTLGD is encoded by the coding sequence ATGATAAAAACATCTATTACCGTAACAGCGAAACAAATGCAGGAGATAGAGGAAAGAATATTCTCTGAGGGGATGCCTGTGGCTAGTTTAATGGAAAAGGCGGCGGTGTTTGCTAGTCAAAAAATTACCCAACTCTATCCCCTAAATCTTTATCAAAAAGTTGGTTTTATTATTGGTTGTGGTCATAATGGTGGTGATGGTTTAGTTATTGCAAGGGAATTATTTTTACAAGGGTTTCAGGTATCTCTATATATTCCCTTGAGAGAAAAATCAAAGGATTTGACTAAACAACATTTACAATACGCTGAATTTTTGGGTATTGCTTCTGTCGAATTTATTGAGGATTTATCCACTTGTGATTTTATTGTGGATTGTCTATTTGGTTTTGGCTTAACTCGTAATATTGAGGGCAAATTAAGGGAAGATATTATCTGGTTAAATCAACAATCCATACCAGTGGTTAGTATCGACATCCCTTCTGGCATTCACACTGATACAGGTAACGTTTTAGGCATAGCAGTAAAAGCAGTATATACTCTCTGTTTGGGTTTGTGGAAAGTTGGTTTATTTCTTTCTTCGGCGGTGGAATATACGGGGAGTTTGCATTTGATTGAGATAGGTATTCCTGAATCTTTGCTTATGGGTGAGGGAATCAGAAATGATGATGATGAAAGGGAAGAGAAAAACCCCCCTTTATACCCCCCAAATAGTGAGGAGAGAAAAAGAGAAAAGAATCAGACAGAAAATGTTAATTATAGTTTCCATTGTCAATATGTATCTGAGACAAATCCCCGTATCATTACTAAAGAAGATGTCAAAAATTGTTTACCCTTACCCCGTCACGTCAATACCCATAAATATAAACAGGGAAATTTACTTTTAATTTGCGGTTCAAATCAGTACGCAGGAGCGGCTTTATTAGCTGGTTATGGTGCAAAATGTGGGGGGAGCGGAATGATTACTTTTGCTGTGCCTCATGGGCTTAAAAAAACCCTTATATCGCATTTTCCTTGGGCTTTAGTAATTGGACTTCCAGTAAAAGAAGAAGGAACTATTATTTCTCTTCGTAATCTGGATTTAAACAAATATGATGCGATCGCATTTGGTATGGGAATAGGTAGAGAAGTTAGTGCATATCAAGAGCAAACATTAGCACCAATTTTAAATAGTGAAGTGCCTTTAATTATCGATGCAGATGGTTTAAACATTTTGGCGGAAGGGAGATATTGGCAGACAATTAAACAAAGAAAATCTCCAACCATTCTTACTCCTCATATAGGGGAATTTAAAAGACTATTTCCCCAACTCAATTTATCAGAAAATTCATTAGAAGTCTTAAAAATGGCTTCTAAAATGACTAATACAACTATTTTACTCAAAGGGGCAAAAACTTTAGTCAGCGAAAAGGGAATTAATAATTGGATTGTCAATTTAGGCACACCAGCCTTAGCGCGGGGAGGAAGTGGAGATGTATTAAGTGGTTTTTTAGGGGCAGTTATCGCCCAAACCAATTTCAACATTTTTCCTGTTTCCAAGGTAGTTGCTACTTGTGGTTGGTTACATCAGCAAGGAGGAATTTTAGCCGCTCAAAATCATACGGAAATGGGGGTTGATGGTGTTACTTTGAGTGAGTATATTAATAAGGCGGTTGTTAAGACGTTGGGGGATTAA